A window of the Streptomyces griseochromogenes genome harbors these coding sequences:
- the ribA gene encoding GTP cyclohydrolase II gives MTENIGVLGKKSQRRSGAERVVNAPLPTVYGKFQAIGYLDHDRGDEQVALVHGEIGSENVLVRLHSECLTGDAFGSQHCECGDQLASSLRAVVAEGSGIVVYLRGHEGRGIGLLAKLRAMALQAEGLDTVEANLALGLPVDARDYGVAAEILRDLGVRSVRLMSNNPRKREALVRHGIQVAEQVPLLIEPCESNITYLRTKRERMDHILPHLDAVAHGS, from the coding sequence ATGACAGAAAACATCGGCGTCCTCGGCAAGAAGTCCCAGCGGCGTTCGGGCGCGGAACGCGTCGTGAATGCCCCGCTGCCCACCGTGTACGGGAAATTCCAGGCGATCGGCTACCTGGACCACGACCGCGGTGACGAGCAAGTCGCCCTCGTCCACGGCGAGATCGGCTCCGAGAACGTTCTGGTCCGGCTGCACTCGGAGTGCCTGACCGGGGACGCGTTCGGCTCGCAGCACTGCGAGTGCGGGGACCAGCTGGCCTCGTCGCTGCGCGCGGTGGTCGCCGAAGGCAGCGGCATCGTCGTCTACTTGCGGGGTCACGAGGGCCGTGGCATCGGCCTCCTCGCCAAGCTGCGCGCGATGGCCCTGCAGGCGGAGGGCCTGGACACGGTCGAGGCGAACCTGGCGCTCGGCCTGCCCGTCGACGCCCGCGACTACGGCGTCGCGGCCGAGATCCTGCGCGACCTCGGGGTGCGCTCGGTCCGGCTGATGTCCAACAACCCGCGCAAGCGCGAGGCGCTGGTCCGGCACGGCATCCAGGTGGCCGAGCAGGTGCCGCTGCTGATCGAGCCGTGCGAGAGCAACATCACCTATCTGCGCACCAAGCGGGAGCGGATGGACCACATCCTGCCTCACCTGGACGCGGTCGCCCACGGCTCCTGA
- a CDS encoding ornithine cyclodeaminase family protein, translating to MTDDDVLFLSGAEVTRLLGADAAIASQRTAFTALGTGEADLPGKIMEPSRFDDSVVFAYVSRLSEDTGAVAKFGSVNPGNAAAGLPTVHAVVTALDPATGRLAAVLDGTAVTTLRTAAGSAVAVDALAVPGRTELALLGSGTQALAHARMIARVRELTAVRLWSPDPHRRAAAAGTLARELGVPVRAADSAEEAVTGASVVAACTLSTTPVVRGAWLAPGCTVVSVGSFEPTRREVDTDVVRRAAAVVVDDPGTAAGHAGPIVDALRDGLLDPDALVPLGEVLTGHRTARTTPQDVLYYNSVGLGIQDAAAAWAVIRAAREAGA from the coding sequence ATGACCGACGACGACGTCCTCTTCCTCTCCGGCGCCGAGGTGACGCGGCTGCTCGGAGCGGACGCGGCGATCGCCTCCCAGCGGACGGCCTTCACGGCGCTCGGCACCGGCGAGGCCGATCTGCCCGGGAAGATCATGGAGCCGAGCCGCTTCGACGACAGTGTGGTCTTCGCCTACGTCTCCCGGCTGTCCGAGGACACCGGGGCGGTGGCGAAGTTCGGCAGCGTCAACCCGGGCAACGCGGCGGCCGGACTGCCCACCGTGCACGCGGTCGTCACCGCGCTGGACCCGGCGACCGGCCGGCTCGCCGCCGTCCTGGACGGCACGGCCGTGACCACGCTGCGCACGGCCGCCGGGAGCGCCGTCGCCGTGGACGCCCTCGCCGTGCCCGGCCGCACCGAACTGGCCCTGCTGGGCTCCGGCACCCAGGCCCTCGCCCACGCCCGCATGATCGCCCGGGTCCGGGAGCTGACGGCGGTACGGCTGTGGAGCCCGGACCCGCACCGGCGCGCCGCGGCCGCCGGCACCCTCGCCCGCGAACTCGGCGTGCCCGTCCGGGCGGCGGACAGCGCCGAGGAGGCCGTGACCGGGGCATCCGTGGTCGCCGCCTGCACGCTCAGCACGACACCCGTGGTGCGCGGCGCGTGGCTGGCACCCGGTTGCACCGTGGTCAGCGTCGGCTCCTTCGAGCCCACCCGCCGAGAGGTCGACACCGACGTCGTACGGCGGGCCGCGGCCGTCGTCGTCGACGACCCCGGGACGGCGGCCGGGCACGCCGGACCGATCGTGGACGCCCTGCGCGACGGCCTGCTCGACCCGGACGCCCTCGTCCCGCTGGGCGAGGTGCTCACCGGACACCGCACCGCCCGCACCACCCCCCAGGACGTCCTGTATTACAACAGCGTCGGACTCGGCATCCAGGACGCGGCGGCCGCCTGGGCCGTGATCCGTGCCGCGAGGGAGGCGGGGGCGTGA
- a CDS encoding NAD(P)/FAD-dependent oxidoreductase: MNLRARVVVVGGGVMGTSIACHLARAGVRDVVLVERDELAAGSTSKAAGGVRAQFSDELNIRLGARSLEAFARFEEETGQDIGLHRVGYLFLLSTPEQVASFEAGVRLQNSLGVPSRMLTPKQARRLSPLITTDGLLAAAHSPDDGHCTPEAVVHGYAATARAHGARILRHTEVTGIERQGATITAVGTTLGRIRTDTVICAAGAWSRAVGAMAGVDLPVEPLRRQIAVTEPVPGLPPALPMTIDFTTSLYFHAEGPGLLLGMSDPDERPGFATDTHDRWIPRLCEAMQRRAPALLELRRTGGWAGLYENTPDHNALIGEATSVSRFLYATGFSGHGFLQGPAVGEIVRDLYLGRPPFLDVRPLSADRFVAGAPRPEANVV, encoded by the coding sequence GTGAACCTCCGGGCCCGTGTGGTCGTCGTCGGCGGCGGTGTGATGGGCACGAGCATCGCCTGCCATCTCGCGCGCGCCGGGGTGCGGGACGTCGTCCTGGTCGAGCGGGACGAACTCGCCGCCGGGTCCACCTCCAAGGCCGCGGGCGGGGTACGGGCGCAGTTCTCCGACGAGCTGAACATCCGGCTCGGTGCGCGCAGCCTGGAGGCCTTCGCCCGGTTCGAGGAGGAGACCGGCCAGGACATCGGGCTGCACCGGGTCGGCTATCTCTTCCTGCTGTCCACACCCGAGCAGGTCGCCTCGTTCGAGGCGGGGGTCCGGCTGCAGAACTCCCTCGGCGTGCCGAGCCGGATGCTCACCCCGAAGCAGGCCCGCCGCCTCTCCCCGCTGATCACCACCGACGGCCTGCTGGCCGCCGCCCACTCCCCGGACGACGGCCACTGCACGCCCGAGGCGGTCGTCCACGGCTACGCGGCCACCGCCCGCGCACACGGCGCCCGCATCCTGCGCCACACCGAGGTCACCGGCATCGAACGGCAGGGCGCCACCATCACCGCCGTCGGCACCACTCTCGGCCGCATCCGCACCGATACGGTGATCTGCGCGGCCGGCGCCTGGTCGAGGGCGGTCGGCGCGATGGCGGGCGTCGACCTTCCGGTCGAACCGCTGCGCCGCCAGATCGCGGTCACCGAGCCGGTGCCGGGGCTGCCGCCCGCCCTGCCCATGACGATCGACTTCACCACCAGCCTGTACTTCCACGCCGAGGGCCCCGGCCTGCTGCTCGGCATGTCCGACCCGGACGAGCGGCCGGGCTTCGCCACCGACACCCACGACCGCTGGATCCCCCGGCTGTGCGAGGCGATGCAGCGACGCGCCCCCGCCCTGCTCGAGCTGCGCCGCACCGGCGGCTGGGCGGGCCTGTACGAGAACACCCCCGACCACAACGCGCTGATCGGCGAGGCGACTTCGGTGTCCCGCTTCCTGTACGCGACCGGCTTCTCCGGGCACGGCTTCCTGCAGGGCCCCGCCGTGGGCGAGATCGTCCGCGACCTCTATCTGGGCCGCCCGCCCTTCCTGGACGTCCGCCCCCTGAGCGCCGACCGGTTCGTGGCCGGCGCCCCGCGCCCGGAGGCCAATGTGGTGTGA
- a CDS encoding serine hydrolase domain-containing protein has translation MAQLRQEVDPSEVGLDARALDRLDQHFARHVDEGRLPGYLVAVARGGRVAHLTTHGHRDLAAGLPVEADTLWRVYSMTKPVTAVAVLQLVEQGLLSLDDPVDRYVPAFADPRVYESGSGADVRTRPADGPILIRHLLTHTAGLTFGFYHDHPVDALYRAAGLEFSVPPGADLAETVEVYASLPLQFEPGTQWNYSVASNVLGRVIELVSGQPLDEFFAERIFRPLGMTDAGFHLTPEQCGRLAELYGETDDGGIAPVPGLPVRSRPRFLSGSGGIVATAQDFHRFMEMLRRGGELDGTRVLRPGTLAGMTRNQLPGGADRRSFGAPVHQERNNEGLGFGFNVSVVVDPARTVVPQGLGTYGWTGVATTAFWVDPSHDLTVQFMTQVRPKKLKVFPELRRLVHEALAD, from the coding sequence ATGGCACAGCTGCGACAGGAAGTCGACCCGAGCGAGGTCGGGCTCGACGCGAGGGCCCTTGACCGCCTCGACCAGCACTTCGCCCGCCACGTCGACGAAGGGCGCCTGCCCGGCTATCTGGTCGCCGTGGCCCGCGGCGGCCGTGTCGCCCACCTCACCACGCACGGCCACCGCGACCTCGCGGCCGGGCTGCCGGTGGAGGCCGACACCCTGTGGCGCGTCTACTCCATGACCAAACCGGTCACGGCGGTCGCGGTGCTCCAACTGGTGGAGCAGGGCCTGCTGTCCCTGGACGACCCGGTCGACCGCTACGTTCCCGCGTTCGCCGACCCCCGTGTGTACGAGAGCGGTTCGGGCGCCGATGTGCGGACGCGTCCGGCCGACGGCCCGATCCTGATCCGTCATCTGCTCACCCACACGGCGGGCCTGACCTTCGGCTTCTACCACGACCACCCCGTCGACGCGCTCTACCGCGCCGCGGGCCTGGAGTTCTCCGTACCGCCGGGCGCCGACCTCGCCGAGACCGTCGAGGTGTACGCGAGCCTGCCGCTGCAGTTCGAGCCGGGCACGCAGTGGAACTACTCGGTCGCCTCCAATGTGCTGGGCCGGGTGATCGAGCTGGTCTCCGGGCAGCCGCTGGACGAGTTCTTCGCCGAGCGGATCTTCCGCCCGCTCGGCATGACCGACGCCGGCTTCCACCTCACCCCCGAACAGTGCGGACGTCTGGCCGAGTTGTACGGCGAGACGGACGACGGCGGCATCGCACCGGTCCCGGGGCTGCCCGTGCGGAGCCGGCCGCGGTTCCTGTCCGGCAGCGGCGGCATCGTCGCCACGGCACAGGACTTCCACCGGTTCATGGAGATGCTGCGCCGGGGCGGCGAGCTGGACGGCACCCGCGTACTGAGACCCGGCACGCTCGCGGGCATGACCCGCAACCAGCTGCCCGGCGGCGCCGACCGGCGCTCCTTCGGCGCCCCCGTCCACCAGGAGCGGAACAATGAGGGCCTCGGCTTCGGCTTCAACGTCTCCGTGGTCGTCGACCCGGCCCGCACCGTCGTCCCGCAGGGCCTCGGCACCTACGGCTGGACCGGCGTGGCCACCACCGCCTTCTGGGTCGACCCGAGCCACGATCTGACCGTGCAGTTCATGACCCAGGTACGGCCGAAGAAGCTGAAGGTCTTCCCGGAGCTGCGCCGGCTGGTGCACGAGGCTTTGGCGGACTGA
- a CDS encoding MFS transporter: MNRRLTLAASVAGAVLVALDGTVLTVAQPSLQRALHASYTQVQWTSTAYLVAVASLLVFAGRLGDRYGQRRLFALGMLGFGATSAGIGLAPGIGWVIGLRVAQGVCGALLQPATLGMLRTAFPPDRLAMPLAVRTSAIGLAAAAGPLVGGALVSGLGWRSVFFLGVLPALGFGLAALAGGERTTAAAPGDEVRFRPSASLDLPGALLLAVTLACFVHTLVAPPGSGAATAAGFGGAALAGAAFLRHERRTASPLLPPEVIGSPAVGAALGLLVAVSASLFGTLFVETYVLQRRLGLDPFHSALRSLPLAVLMVLSAPLCPALLRRVGARWTAGAATAALALGVLVLSRATGTLALCCAFALLGAGFGTVMVAATHVVVRHADVAAAGVAGGLQQTALNVGPVIGVAAGTALMDAGPGTALLALAAVAACAVPAARALPGRGVASITHTPDERVRAGVPARR; the protein is encoded by the coding sequence GTGAACCGCCGCCTCACGCTGGCCGCAAGCGTGGCGGGCGCGGTGCTCGTCGCCCTGGACGGTACGGTCCTCACGGTCGCCCAGCCCTCCCTGCAACGGGCGCTGCACGCGTCGTACACGCAGGTGCAGTGGACCAGTACCGCGTATCTCGTCGCGGTGGCGAGCCTGCTGGTGTTCGCGGGGCGGCTCGGCGACCGGTACGGGCAGCGGCGGTTGTTCGCGCTCGGCATGCTGGGGTTCGGCGCGACCTCGGCGGGCATCGGTCTCGCGCCCGGGATCGGCTGGGTGATCGGGCTGCGGGTGGCGCAGGGGGTGTGCGGAGCGCTGCTGCAGCCGGCCACGCTCGGCATGCTGCGGACCGCCTTCCCGCCGGACCGGCTGGCCATGCCGCTCGCGGTGCGCACCAGCGCGATCGGCCTGGCGGCGGCCGCGGGACCGCTGGTGGGCGGTGCGCTGGTGAGCGGCCTGGGCTGGCGGTCGGTGTTCTTCCTCGGTGTGCTGCCGGCGCTGGGCTTCGGGCTCGCGGCCCTGGCGGGCGGGGAGCGTACGACGGCCGCCGCCCCGGGAGACGAGGTCCGGTTCCGGCCCTCGGCGTCCCTGGACCTCCCCGGTGCGCTGCTCCTCGCGGTCACCCTGGCCTGTTTCGTGCACACGCTGGTCGCGCCGCCCGGCTCCGGTGCGGCCACCGCGGCCGGGTTCGGGGGCGCCGCGCTGGCCGGTGCCGCCTTCCTACGGCACGAACGGCGGACCGCGAGCCCGCTGCTGCCGCCCGAGGTCATCGGCTCCCCCGCCGTCGGCGCGGCGCTCGGCCTGCTCGTCGCCGTGTCGGCCTCGCTGTTCGGCACACTGTTCGTCGAGACGTACGTGCTGCAGCGCAGGCTCGGTCTCGATCCGTTCCACAGCGCCCTGCGCAGCCTGCCGTTGGCGGTGCTGATGGTGCTGTCCGCCCCGCTGTGCCCGGCACTGCTGCGCCGAGTGGGTGCGCGGTGGACGGCGGGAGCGGCGACGGCGGCGCTCGCGCTGGGCGTCCTCGTGCTGTCCCGGGCCACCGGCACCCTCGCGCTCTGCTGCGCCTTCGCGCTGCTCGGCGCCGGGTTCGGCACGGTGATGGTGGCGGCCACCCATGTCGTCGTACGGCATGCGGACGTGGCGGCGGCCGGAGTGGCGGGCGGGCTGCAGCAGACCGCGCTGAACGTCGGCCCGGTCATCGGTGTGGCCGCGGGCACCGCGCTGATGGACGCGGGACCGGGTACGGCACTGCTCGCGCTCGCCGCCGTGGCCGCGTGTGCCGTGCCGGCCGCCCGCGCCCTGCCGGGTCGCGGCGTCGCGTCGATCACACACACCCCTGATGAGCGGGTCCGAGCCGGTGTTCCTGCGCGACGATGA
- a CDS encoding TetR/AcrR family transcriptional regulator has protein sequence MSESDTGLRARLVDVGVELVAAEGAQALTLREIARRAGVSHGAPRRYFPTHLELLSAIARRGFADLAGRVEATLAAGGDPRTQVSELSRAYLEFALNNPGMYELMFRHDLLESGHLGLRETSLPLFGLLVDLLGRVRPEADARRVAGALWANLHGIAQLWHWGSLQLATGGEDFAPLLEAALLAHLSPREAR, from the coding sequence ATGAGTGAATCCGACACGGGCCTGCGGGCCCGCCTGGTCGACGTCGGCGTGGAGCTGGTGGCCGCCGAGGGCGCCCAGGCGTTGACGCTGCGGGAGATCGCCCGCCGTGCGGGGGTCTCGCACGGGGCGCCCCGGCGCTACTTCCCCACCCACCTGGAGCTGCTCTCCGCCATCGCCCGGCGGGGCTTCGCGGACCTGGCCGGCCGGGTCGAGGCGACACTGGCGGCCGGTGGCGATCCGCGCACGCAGGTGTCGGAACTGTCCCGCGCCTACCTGGAGTTCGCGCTAAACAACCCGGGCATGTACGAGCTGATGTTCCGTCATGACCTGCTGGAGAGCGGACACCTGGGGCTGCGCGAGACGAGTCTGCCGCTCTTCGGACTGCTCGTGGATCTGCTGGGCCGCGTCCGGCCCGAGGCGGACGCCCGCCGCGTGGCCGGCGCTCTGTGGGCCAACCTGCACGGCATCGCCCAGCTGTGGCACTGGGGCAGTCTCCAACTGGCCACCGGAGGCGAGGACTTCGCGCCCCTGCTGGAGGCGGCCCTGCTCGCCCATCTGAGCCCGCGGGAGGCCCGGTGA
- a CDS encoding L-threonylcarbamoyladenylate synthase — protein sequence MTARTSDIEKAAGVLRAGGLVALPTETVYGLGANAEDPAAVSHIFQVKGRPPSHPLIVHIGSAEHLDDWVEDVPATARLLAERFWPGPLTLVLRRGRRVPLEATGGLETVAVRVPDHPVALALLSAFGGGVTAPSANRFGSVSPTTADDVRAELGDGVDFVLDGGPCEVGVESTIVDATGEIPTILRPGGVTREDLEAVLGCPLVVPATSHIRVPGQHPSHYAPRARVVLVEPEKVVAEAELAQELGHRVGVFLPPAFAGAEVKAHAVVQVPGSMAAYARGLYGFLRELDLRGCDLIVASLPAEEGLGLAIANRLRRAAGPRTTV from the coding sequence GTGACGGCAAGAACCAGTGACATCGAGAAGGCGGCCGGTGTGCTGCGTGCCGGCGGCCTGGTGGCTCTCCCGACCGAGACCGTCTACGGACTGGGCGCCAACGCTGAGGACCCCGCCGCCGTCTCGCACATCTTCCAGGTCAAGGGGCGTCCGCCCTCGCACCCGCTGATCGTCCACATTGGGAGCGCGGAGCACCTGGACGACTGGGTCGAGGACGTGCCCGCGACGGCCCGCCTGCTGGCCGAACGCTTCTGGCCGGGGCCCCTCACGCTGGTCCTGCGGCGCGGTCGCCGGGTGCCCCTGGAAGCGACCGGTGGCTTGGAGACGGTGGCCGTGCGCGTGCCCGACCACCCCGTGGCACTCGCGCTGCTGTCGGCCTTCGGTGGTGGTGTCACGGCCCCGTCCGCCAACCGCTTCGGCTCGGTGAGCCCCACGACCGCGGACGACGTCCGTGCCGAGCTCGGCGACGGGGTCGACTTCGTGCTGGACGGCGGCCCCTGCGAGGTCGGTGTCGAGTCGACCATCGTCGACGCCACGGGCGAGATCCCGACCATCCTGCGGCCCGGCGGGGTGACGCGTGAGGACCTCGAAGCGGTGCTGGGGTGCCCGCTCGTGGTCCCTGCGACCAGCCACATCCGGGTGCCGGGCCAGCATCCGTCGCACTACGCGCCGCGTGCTCGGGTCGTCCTGGTCGAGCCGGAGAAGGTCGTCGCCGAGGCGGAGCTGGCGCAGGAGCTGGGGCACCGGGTCGGCGTCTTTCTTCCGCCCGCCTTCGCCGGCGCCGAGGTGAAGGCGCACGCGGTGGTGCAGGTCCCCGGTTCGATGGCCGCCTATGCGCGCGGGTTGTACGGGTTCCTGCGCGAACTCGACCTGCGGGGGTGCGACCTCATCGTCGCGTCCCTGCCGGCGGAGGAGGGGCTGGGACTGGCGATCGCCAACCGGCTCCGCCGCGCCGCGGGGCCCCGGACCACCGTGTGA
- a CDS encoding carbonic anhydrase: protein MTEIQNPTPRGAFELLMAGNQRFVSGAPEHPNQDAIRRTEIAPAQQPFAVLFGCSDSRLAAEIIFDRGLGDLFVVRTAGHVAGAEALGSIEYGVSVLDAPLVVVLGHDSCGAIAAARAAADGGRVPGGFVRDVVERVTPSVLAARAAGRDQADEILAEHIEHTVDLLLERSRALAERVAAGRLGVVGLSYRLADGSAQLVASRGLDAAVPAAS, encoded by the coding sequence ATGACCGAGATCCAGAACCCGACGCCCCGCGGCGCCTTCGAGCTGCTCATGGCCGGTAACCAGCGCTTCGTCTCAGGCGCCCCCGAGCACCCGAACCAGGACGCCATACGCCGCACCGAGATCGCACCGGCACAGCAGCCCTTCGCCGTGCTGTTCGGGTGCTCCGACTCCCGGCTGGCCGCCGAAATCATCTTCGACCGCGGCCTGGGCGACCTGTTCGTGGTGCGCACCGCGGGGCATGTCGCCGGTGCAGAAGCCCTTGGTTCCATCGAGTACGGCGTGAGCGTGCTCGACGCCCCGCTCGTCGTCGTGCTCGGCCACGACTCGTGCGGGGCCATCGCAGCCGCCCGTGCCGCAGCCGACGGCGGCAGGGTGCCCGGCGGCTTCGTCCGTGACGTTGTCGAACGGGTGACCCCGAGCGTGCTGGCAGCCCGCGCCGCCGGACGCGACCAGGCCGACGAGATCCTGGCCGAGCACATCGAGCACACCGTGGACCTGCTGCTCGAGCGCTCTCGCGCCCTGGCCGAACGGGTGGCCGCAGGCCGCCTCGGCGTGGTGGGGCTGTCCTACCGGCTGGCCGACGGCAGTGCACAGCTCGTCGCCTCTCGCGGCCTTGATGCGGCGGTCCCTGCCGCGTCCTGA
- a CDS encoding recombinase family protein — MDLTPDQAAIAVERNDCPKCEAQAGGPCRTRGGKTATKYHTARFILVPALREELDVLVPEDRGPGRPWKPGPPAEALPAASAAKPIRIGYARCLTAQQELQSQLDALEPVCKRIFSEKISTRVKARPKLQEALKLAYDIKEAAPDQEVILTVHELKRLARNAAELMTLSGQLQAVGVQLELLTGPLSGIYDPNGMGAMFFAVLAAAAQIERNYIREKTLEGQVTAAAKGNHGGRPKVIDEDMLLFARALKDRGVPVPEIAKKLTIKTGKNAGKHPSIASLYRALAEAEATEAPAGPKIIAPRRPPRVDLTGPGSGTDPELMDRLTQQVLDGTSDEVIDALTEQTDDGAKDVVAQLLAQARNGGDGE, encoded by the coding sequence GTGGATCTGACGCCCGATCAAGCCGCAATCGCGGTAGAACGAAACGACTGTCCGAAGTGTGAAGCCCAGGCCGGCGGCCCGTGCCGCACCCGCGGCGGGAAGACCGCCACGAAGTACCACACCGCCCGCTTCATCCTCGTGCCCGCGCTCCGGGAGGAACTCGACGTCCTCGTGCCGGAGGACCGCGGCCCGGGACGGCCGTGGAAGCCGGGCCCGCCCGCCGAGGCTCTGCCTGCCGCCTCGGCGGCAAAGCCGATCCGGATCGGGTACGCGCGCTGCTTGACCGCCCAGCAGGAACTCCAGTCCCAACTCGACGCGCTGGAACCGGTCTGCAAGCGGATCTTCTCCGAGAAGATCAGCACCCGGGTGAAGGCCCGGCCGAAGCTTCAGGAGGCGCTGAAGCTGGCGTACGACATCAAGGAGGCCGCCCCCGACCAGGAGGTCATCCTCACCGTCCACGAGCTCAAGCGCCTGGCCCGCAACGCCGCCGAACTGATGACGCTGTCCGGACAGCTCCAGGCGGTCGGCGTCCAGCTCGAACTCCTCACCGGACCGCTCAGCGGCATCTACGACCCCAATGGCATGGGCGCGATGTTCTTCGCCGTCCTGGCCGCCGCAGCCCAGATCGAACGCAACTACATCCGGGAGAAGACCCTGGAGGGCCAGGTGACCGCCGCGGCCAAGGGCAACCACGGCGGACGCCCCAAGGTCATCGACGAGGACATGCTTCTCTTCGCCCGTGCGCTGAAGGACCGCGGTGTCCCTGTACCGGAGATCGCGAAGAAGCTGACGATCAAGACCGGCAAGAACGCAGGCAAACATCCTTCGATCGCCTCGCTGTACCGCGCGCTCGCCGAAGCCGAGGCGACCGAGGCACCGGCCGGGCCGAAGATCATCGCCCCGCGTCGGCCGCCCCGGGTGGACCTCACCGGCCCCGGCAGCGGCACCGACCCCGAGCTGATGGATCGCCTCACGCAGCAGGTTCTCGACGGCACGAGCGACGAGGTGATTGACGCGCTCACTGAGCAGACCGACGACGGAGCGAAGGACGTGGTGGCCCAGCTGCTGGCGCAGGCCCGCAACGGCGGGGATGGCGAGTGA
- a CDS encoding helix-turn-helix transcriptional regulator, with protein sequence MDQQARGWDFLTNHARVLLAAARDPTARIRDIGAACHITERTAQSIVGDLEQAGYLSREREGRRTRYILHLDGRLRHSTEAHLPVRALLELFTGGDREDLAPEGGSGPGKHAP encoded by the coding sequence GTGGACCAGCAGGCCAGAGGATGGGACTTTCTCACCAACCACGCGCGCGTGCTGCTGGCCGCCGCACGCGATCCCACCGCGCGTATCCGTGACATCGGCGCGGCCTGCCACATCACCGAACGCACCGCCCAGAGCATCGTCGGCGACCTCGAACAGGCCGGCTACCTCAGCCGGGAGCGAGAGGGACGGCGCACGCGCTACATCCTCCATCTGGACGGCAGGCTGCGTCATTCGACGGAGGCCCACCTGCCTGTCAGGGCCCTGCTGGAGTTGTTCACCGGCGGGGACCGCGAGGATCTTGCCCCGGAGGGCGGGTCAGGGCCCGGGAAGCACGCACCGTGA
- a CDS encoding STAS domain-containing protein: MSGPCLVAKVRGAMDYVTQPEMRERLEQVIARAERAVVVDLADVSFCDSAGLNVLLGAHREAEKAAVALVLACVPGLLHRVLEMTGADQVLRVFATVADAEAALSS; the protein is encoded by the coding sequence ATGTCGGGTCCCTGCCTGGTGGCGAAGGTGCGCGGGGCCATGGATTACGTCACGCAGCCGGAGATGCGTGAGCGGCTGGAGCAAGTGATCGCTCGCGCGGAGCGGGCCGTCGTCGTGGACCTGGCGGATGTGTCGTTCTGCGACTCGGCGGGGCTGAACGTCTTGCTGGGAGCACATCGCGAGGCGGAGAAGGCAGCGGTGGCACTGGTCCTGGCCTGCGTCCCGGGCCTGTTGCACCGGGTCCTGGAGATGACTGGAGCCGATCAGGTCCTGCGGGTCTTTGCCACCGTCGCCGACGCCGAGGCCGCCCTGAGCAGCTGA
- a CDS encoding DUF2267 domain-containing protein: MITDVRAPQGHQQPYGTAYEQMLEKVRYEGAYPTREKADEAVRLVLGGLGRQLTGDERVDLAACLPLEAARVLTAQIPDTQPLTGWAFVKDLAARSGASLATTRWDTGSVFAAVTAHAGPDLITRILHQLPTGYALLFGRAELAPAA, translated from the coding sequence GTGATCACCGACGTACGCGCACCTCAAGGGCACCAGCAGCCGTACGGGACGGCGTACGAGCAGATGCTGGAGAAAGTCCGCTACGAGGGCGCCTACCCCACCCGCGAGAAGGCCGACGAAGCCGTCCGCCTCGTCCTGGGAGGGCTCGGGCGTCAGCTGACCGGCGACGAACGCGTCGACCTGGCCGCCTGCCTGCCCCTGGAGGCCGCACGGGTCCTGACCGCACAGATCCCCGACACCCAGCCGCTGACCGGCTGGGCCTTCGTCAAGGACCTCGCCGCCCGCTCCGGCGCCTCCCTGGCCACCACCCGCTGGGACACCGGCTCCGTATTCGCCGCCGTCACAGCCCACGCCGGCCCCGACCTGATCACCCGCATCCTGCACCAGCTTCCCACCGGCTACGCCCTGCTGTTCGGTCGCGCCGAACTCGCCCCGGCCGCGTAA
- a CDS encoding DUF2267 domain-containing protein produces MTLRREAFLDHVRERGEYETVQEAERAARVVLALLGAHLVGEVRAQLAARLPDEFALILLNPLQSAEPLPPERFVRATAAWIEGATEHTATWDVSAVLSTVADTADDDLMGQILLQLPAGYDLLFGRPQPT; encoded by the coding sequence ATGACTCTGCGACGCGAAGCGTTCCTCGATCACGTGAGAGAACGCGGTGAGTACGAGACCGTGCAGGAAGCGGAGCGGGCGGCCCGCGTGGTCCTCGCCCTGCTCGGCGCGCACCTGGTCGGCGAGGTCCGAGCCCAGCTCGCCGCACGCCTGCCGGATGAATTCGCACTGATCCTGCTCAACCCGCTGCAGAGCGCCGAACCGCTGCCCCCCGAACGGTTCGTCCGCGCGACCGCGGCCTGGATCGAAGGCGCCACCGAGCACACCGCGACCTGGGACGTCAGCGCCGTCCTGTCCACGGTCGCCGACACCGCCGACGACGACCTGATGGGGCAGATCCTGCTCCAGCTCCCCGCCGGCTACGACCTCCTCTTCGGCCGCCCACAACCCACCTGA